A stretch of Sinimarinibacterium sp. NLF-5-8 DNA encodes these proteins:
- the rplX gene encoding 50S ribosomal protein L24, with protein sequence MNKIRKGDEVIVITGRDKGRRGTVSRVIADGTLIVDGINLVKKHQRPNPNAGVPGGIIEKEMPIQTSNVMLWNEKAGKGDRVGFKIENDGEQRRKVRIFKSNQALVDG encoded by the coding sequence ATGAATAAAATTCGCAAAGGCGATGAAGTTATCGTCATTACAGGGCGTGACAAAGGGCGGCGCGGCACCGTTTCGCGCGTGATTGCCGATGGCACGTTGATTGTCGATGGGATCAATCTGGTCAAAAAGCATCAGCGGCCGAATCCGAACGCCGGCGTGCCGGGCGGGATCATTGAAAAAGAAATGCCCATCCAAACATCCAATGTGATGCTTTGGAACGAGAAAGCAGGCAAAGGTGATCGTGTCGGTTTCAAAATTGAAAACGATGGCGAACAGCGCCGCAAGGTCCGTATTTTTAAGTCCAACCAAGCTTTGGTCGATGGTTGA
- the rplP gene encoding 50S ribosomal protein L16 gives MLQPKRTKFRKQRKGSNTGLALTGNKVSFGEFGLKAVEPGRITARQIEAARRVITRYIKRGGKVWIRIFPDVPVTKKPLEVRMGSGKGNVEYWVAKIQPGKMLYEMEGVDEATAREAFRLAAAKLPIKTTFVNRTIM, from the coding sequence ATGTTGCAGCCAAAGCGCACAAAATTTCGTAAGCAACGGAAAGGCTCAAACACCGGCCTCGCGCTGACTGGTAATAAAGTCAGCTTCGGTGAATTTGGCTTGAAAGCCGTTGAACCAGGTCGGATCACCGCGCGCCAAATTGAGGCCGCGCGTCGTGTTATCACGCGCTATATCAAGCGTGGTGGCAAGGTGTGGATTCGCATTTTTCCTGATGTTCCTGTCACCAAAAAACCGCTTGAAGTCCGAATGGGCTCAGGCAAAGGTAACGTAGAATATTGGGTTGCCAAGATTCAGCCTGGCAAAATGCTCTATGAAATGGAAGGTGTGGATGAGGCAACCGCGCGTGAAGCATTTCGCTTGGCGGCGGCTAAACTGCCCATCAAAACCACATTCGTCAATCGGACGATCATGTAA
- the rpsC gene encoding 30S ribosomal protein S3: protein MGHKINPNGFRLGITTKWTSNWYAQGGAYAETLLKDMAVREYLTKKLAQASVSRIQIDRPAKSARVTIHTARPGIVIGKKGEDIEKLKQEVAKIMGLKADSVHLSVEEIRKPELDAKLIADSIAQQLERRVMFRRAMRRAVQNAMRIGAGGIKIQISGRLNGAEIARTEWYREGRVPLHTLRAHVDYATGEALTTYGIIGIKVWVFTGEVFDTDRRQDRSDAPEAAAA, encoded by the coding sequence ATGGGTCATAAAATTAATCCCAATGGATTCCGTCTTGGCATTACAACCAAGTGGACATCAAACTGGTATGCGCAGGGGGGGGCTTACGCCGAAACCTTGCTCAAGGATATGGCGGTTCGTGAGTATTTGACCAAGAAACTTGCGCAAGCTTCCGTTTCGCGTATTCAGATTGACCGTCCGGCCAAGTCCGCGCGCGTCACGATTCATACGGCGCGTCCTGGAATCGTGATTGGCAAAAAAGGCGAAGATATTGAGAAGCTGAAGCAGGAAGTTGCCAAAATCATGGGATTGAAGGCGGACTCCGTTCATCTGTCAGTCGAGGAAATTCGCAAGCCAGAGTTGGATGCCAAGCTGATTGCGGACTCGATCGCGCAGCAGCTTGAACGTCGCGTGATGTTTCGGCGGGCTATGCGGCGCGCGGTTCAAAATGCCATGCGCATTGGTGCCGGCGGAATCAAGATTCAGATCAGTGGCCGTTTGAACGGAGCGGAAATCGCACGTACCGAATGGTACCGTGAGGGTCGGGTGCCGTTGCATACCTTGCGCGCGCATGTGGACTATGCAACCGGAGAAGCTTTGACGACCTACGGCATCATTGGGATCAAAGTGTGGGTTTTCACCGGTGAAGTATTTGATACGGATCGCCGCCAGGATCGCAGTGATGCGCCTGAAGCTGCGGCCGCTTAA
- the rpsS gene encoding 30S ribosomal protein S19 yields MPRSIKKGPFVDHHLAKKVSDMQSQRVKRPIKTWSRRSMITPEFVGLTLQVHNGKQHLPVFVTDNMVGHKLGEFALTRTFKGHAADKSTKK; encoded by the coding sequence ATGCCGCGTTCAATCAAAAAAGGCCCATTTGTCGATCATCACCTGGCCAAAAAGGTGAGTGATATGCAAAGCCAGCGCGTGAAGCGTCCAATCAAGACGTGGTCGCGCCGTTCGATGATCACGCCAGAGTTTGTTGGGCTGACTTTGCAAGTTCATAACGGCAAGCAACACTTGCCGGTGTTTGTGACCGATAACATGGTGGGGCACAAGCTCGGTGAGTTTGCGTTGACGCGGACCTTTAAAGGTCATGCGGCTGATAAATCGACCAAGAAGTGA
- the rplB gene encoding 50S ribosomal protein L2, with amino-acid sequence MALVKMKPTSAGTRHQLRVVTPGLWKGAPYAPLLEKQSSSGGRNNNGHITTRHKGGGHKHHYRIVDFKRNKDGVPAKVERIEYDPNRSAHIALLCYADGERRYIIAPRGVAVGDVLQSGNEAPIRAGNVLPLRSIPVGSTIHCIEMRPGKGAQIARSAGSGVQLVARDGLYVTVRLRSGEMRKVLAECRATLGEVGNHEHNLRQYGKAGAIRWRGVRPTVRGVVMNPVDHPHGGGEGRSPQGNPHPVTPWGQQTKGLKTRNNKRTTKFIVRSRHSKK; translated from the coding sequence ATGGCATTGGTCAAAATGAAACCCACTTCAGCGGGCACGCGACACCAATTGCGTGTCGTGACACCTGGGCTGTGGAAGGGGGCGCCTTACGCCCCTTTGCTGGAAAAGCAAAGCTCTAGCGGCGGGCGCAACAATAATGGGCATATTACAACCCGGCATAAAGGAGGCGGTCATAAGCATCATTATCGGATCGTTGACTTTAAGCGCAACAAAGATGGTGTGCCTGCCAAAGTAGAGCGCATTGAGTATGACCCCAATCGTTCTGCTCACATTGCGCTGCTGTGTTATGCCGACGGCGAGCGTCGCTATATCATTGCGCCTCGTGGGGTTGCGGTCGGTGATGTTTTGCAATCCGGAAATGAGGCTCCGATTCGGGCGGGTAATGTGTTGCCGCTTCGCAGCATCCCGGTCGGTTCCACCATTCACTGCATTGAGATGCGTCCGGGTAAAGGGGCGCAGATTGCGCGCTCTGCGGGCAGCGGCGTTCAGCTGGTTGCGCGCGATGGTCTCTATGTGACGGTGCGGCTGCGTTCAGGCGAGATGCGCAAAGTTTTGGCGGAGTGCCGTGCAACCCTCGGTGAGGTGGGCAATCACGAACATAATCTTCGTCAATATGGTAAAGCCGGTGCAATCCGTTGGAGAGGGGTGCGTCCCACTGTTCGCGGTGTTGTCATGAATCCGGTGGATCACCCGCATGGTGGTGGTGAAGGACGTTCGCCTCAGGGCAACCCTCATCCTGTCACGCCATGGGGGCAACAGACCAAGGGGCTCAAGACCCGTAATAACAAGCGTACGACGAAGTTTATCGTGCGCAGTCGCCATTCGAAGAAGTAA
- the rplV gene encoding 50S ribosomal protein L22, with amino-acid sequence MQTQAVLKFARLSPKKARPVAALVRGKKVDEALNILKFSTQKSAHVIRKVLESAIANAENNLGADVDELKVSEIMIDQGPVLKRIMPRAKGRADRIVKPTSHITIRVSDSA; translated from the coding sequence ATGCAAACGCAAGCTGTTTTGAAGTTTGCCCGCCTTTCGCCTAAAAAGGCGCGGCCTGTTGCCGCTTTGGTGCGTGGCAAGAAAGTTGATGAGGCGTTGAATATTCTGAAGTTTTCCACTCAGAAATCCGCGCATGTCATCCGCAAGGTTCTGGAATCGGCGATTGCCAATGCCGAAAACAACCTGGGCGCAGACGTTGATGAGCTGAAAGTCAGTGAAATCATGATTGATCAAGGGCCCGTCTTGAAGCGGATCATGCCGCGTGCCAAGGGGCGTGCGGATCGCATTGTCAAACCTACCAGTCATATCACGATTCGGGTTTCCGACAGCGCTTAA
- the rpsQ gene encoding 30S ribosomal protein S17 translates to MSEQSQVTEANKRRIVGRVVSNKANKTITVLIERRERHPLYGKLLRRSTKLHAHDENNECHEGDLVAIVETRPYSATKHFKLIEVLEKASALQQAGG, encoded by the coding sequence ATGAGTGAACAATCTCAAGTGACTGAAGCAAATAAGCGCCGTATTGTTGGTCGTGTGGTCAGCAACAAGGCAAATAAAACCATCACCGTCTTGATTGAGCGGCGCGAGCGTCATCCACTGTATGGAAAGCTGCTTCGGCGCTCGACCAAACTGCATGCGCACGATGAAAACAATGAATGTCATGAAGGTGACTTGGTGGCCATCGTTGAAACGCGTCCGTATTCCGCAACCAAGCACTTCAAGTTGATCGAAGTCCTGGAAAAAGCCAGCGCATTGCAGCAGGCGGGAGGCTGA
- the rpmC gene encoding 50S ribosomal protein L29 translates to MKAQEYVKSLRGKNAGALGEELLALRKEQFNLRMQLATGQGGKTHLAREVRKNIARLKTILAQQVKAS, encoded by the coding sequence ATGAAAGCTCAAGAATACGTCAAGTCACTGCGCGGCAAGAATGCCGGCGCACTAGGCGAAGAATTGCTTGCCTTGCGCAAGGAGCAATTCAATTTGCGGATGCAGCTCGCGACCGGGCAAGGGGGTAAAACTCACCTGGCTCGTGAAGTCCGTAAGAACATTGCGCGTCTTAAAACGATTCTCGCGCAACAGGTGAAAGCGTCATGA
- the rplN gene encoding 50S ribosomal protein L14: protein MIQKESFLVSADNSGARVVQVIQVKGSTYRRYAGVGDLVKVTVKEAIPRGKVKKGEVHDAVIVRTKFPIKRADGSVIRFDSNAAVLVNTKLDPMGTRIFGPVTRELRERFMKIVSLAPEVL, encoded by the coding sequence ATGATTCAGAAAGAATCTTTTTTAGTTTCGGCCGATAACAGCGGCGCGCGCGTTGTGCAGGTGATTCAAGTCAAGGGCTCGACTTATCGCCGGTATGCGGGCGTTGGTGATCTGGTCAAGGTCACCGTCAAGGAAGCCATTCCGCGAGGAAAAGTCAAAAAAGGTGAAGTGCATGATGCGGTCATCGTGCGCACCAAGTTTCCGATCAAACGCGCGGATGGCTCTGTCATTCGTTTTGACAGCAATGCGGCCGTATTGGTCAATACCAAACTGGATCCGATGGGAACTCGTATTTTTGGACCGGTGACGCGTGAGTTGCGCGAACGGTTCATGAAGATCGTGTCTCTCGCTCCAGAAGTTCTGTAA